The window GCCAAGATTAAGGCCATGGGCATCTCTGGCAGGGTACTGGATATTATAGTATATGAATATAAAGACATTTAGATTCCACGGTTGTGGATATGTGGTGCTCTTTCGCATGTCGGTCTAAATAACTGTCTGTGTTGTTACAGATCCCGACAGAAAAGCTGGTGAAGCTGCTGAACATACTGGAGAAGAATATCCAGGATGGTTCCAAGCTCTCCACCATGATGTGCCATGTGAGCctcctgcctccctctctctgtgttgaaTATTGATTGTAGTATATCTTACCTCAGCAATGTGTGATAGTATTTGTTAGAGATTTCAATAGATACCCATTGGTAGCAAAAGTTTCAAATCGTTAAAatgcttcaaatgtttttctcgGCTAGACTGAACATAAGTCTTTGGCCTCCAGACAGCAGTTTATTTCAATGATTCAATGATTTCCATCTAACTTCAGGACAATGATGCTGAAGATGAGGAAAAACTTTGGCGGGACCTGATAATGGAGAGAGTCACAAAGTCAGCAGACGCTTGTCTCACAGCTCTTAACATCATGACCTCATCACACATGCCGAAAGCGGTCTACATAGAAGACGTCATAGAGCGGGTGCTACAATACACCAAGTTCCATCTGCAGAACACACTGTACCCACAATATGACCCGGTCTACAGAGTGGACCCTCATGGAGGTGTGGATTAAGAAAgaaagctttattttgtttgatttgatgcAGTTGGGATCAGAGTGAAACTGAATTGACTTgcttttttgcttgtttttctttaatctcttttatGAAATGTCTTctggtttgatttatttagtttttagttattatttgtCATGGTCtatataaagcactttgaattgcctttttgtttgcaatgtgctatataaataaaccttaTTGTATGAGTTATTGCAACACAGTGCTACATTTTGACTGACAATTCTTTTTTGTTAactaaaaaacatattattatgtAGAGTCATTGTTTACCatcaaatacagtatgtaatgcAGTGACTCTTGTCTATCTAGGTGGCCTTTTAAGTTCCAAGGCAAAGCGTGCAAAGTGCTCCACACACAAGCAGCGAGTGATCGTCATGTTGTACAACAAAGTGTGCGACATTGTCAGCAACATCTCTGAGCTCCTAGAAATCCAGCTGCTTACAGACACCACCATTCTCCAGGTAAAAACAATGTGAAACTGCATTCATCTGTTTATCAAGATAAAGGTTCCGGCTTTTACCAGATGATCTTCtatgatgttcttttttttaaatccaggttTCTTCCATGGGAATCACTCCTTTCTTTGTGGAGAATGTCAGtgagctgcagctgtgtgccATTAAACTAGTAACAGCTGTAAGTCgcattattttctcattatttttttatgttaaggGTCTCCCTCTGACTGTGTACAGCCATTGAATGcatgtttctatttttctagTAGAGGTTAATCTTAGTTTTACTACGTTCTGTCTCCAGGTGTTCTCACGATATGAGAAGCATCGGCAGCTGATCTTGGAGGAAATCTTTACCTCTTTGGCCAGACTGCCCACCAGCAAACGCTCCCTCAGGAATTTCAGGTAATTTGTGAATTCACATTGATTTACGGTTGCCAGGTCAGGCTGAGATGTGGCATCAAATTAAAGGCTTAATAATTGTCCAACCAACAAAGTAGCAGAAATAATAGTTGAGGCAGAGCTGAAGATACCCGGAGTAGTGTCATTACACATATCCATGCTTCTCTTGTGCCTAGGCTGAACAGCTCAGACCAGGATGGAGAGCCGCTGTACATCCAAATGGTGACAGCTCTGgtgctgcagctgattcagtgCGTGGTCCACCTCCCCAACGACAAGGATTTCTACGACGAGTACGATGGCAAGGTAGGGCAGcaagcagaaacacaaaacatccTTGCAAGAggcaaatacagaaacacattcagacattcaatttgcttttttttcaggTGGATCAAGATGTGTTGATAACCAACTCGTACGAGACTGCAATGAGAACAGCACAAAACTTCCTCTCAGTCTTTCTCAAAAAGTAATTACTTTCGCACTTTTGGTTGCTTTCAAGTAGGCTATGGTCTTTCTTTTGAGCAATTTGAGTTGTACTGAAGCAGTCCCCTTAAAGTATTTATATAAGTGTGTACAGTGTAGACCAATGCAGTAGATGGATTGTTTTAGTGTGTAGGAATGTTAGTCTTCCTTTCCTGGTGGCTTCATGACTTGACATTCTTTTCAACCATTATCTCTTTATAATTATGCTGTCCCTTTTTCCCTGTTATTCCCCCCGTTTCCTCCTCTgtcacattttttatcttttcccGTCCTCAGGTGTGGCAGTAAGCAGGGAGAAGAAGACTACCGGCCATTGTTTGAGAACTTTGTCCAGGACCTGCTATCGACAGTAAACAAGCCAGAGTGGcctgctgcagagctgctgctcaGTTTGCTTGGCAGACTACTGGTTAGTATAGCATAGCTCCTTCTTTTAACTGAAAACGTAACGTTTTTTCAAAGCGTACAGATAAAAGTCAATCTTGTTCTTGTGTAAGTGTAAAATTATATTTCTAATTGTGTCTCTGCTCCCATCAGGTACACCAGTTCAGTAATAAGCAGACAGAGATGGCTCTGAGAGTAGCATCTCTGGACTACCTGGGCACAGTGGCTGCCCGTCTGAGGAAGGACGCGGTCACCAGCAAAATGGACCAGAGATCAATTGATCGAATCCTGAAAGAGGTATGAGACTTCACATTGGATGTCTTCattttctctcacacatacgAGTTAATGTATATAATGATAACTGAAATGGAACATTTATAAAAGGCCTTTGTAATCTCTCTCTGCCTATACAGTCTCAAGGTAATGATGAGACCCAGCAGCTGCAGAAGGCTCTACTGGACTACATGGAGGAAAATGCTGAGACTGATGCCTCACTGGTGGTGGGTTTACATTAGACTGGCTGTGCAAGTGATTTTAGACACCATGTGAACTTTATGTAATTGAAATCAGTGTATGTGCATGTTCTGAATgtgtcatgttgtgttttggtttattaCTTTAATTGGGTTTATTGGCCACCACAAGCTTGAAAAAATCTATTGTCCATTCATGCTGTTATCTCCTCAAATTACTCAAATGCcccttaaaaataataaaatggcTAAATTGAAGGCATACATAACAATACTGACTTGTAGTAACtatgtgtttattaaattattatttaataatgttacTATAAATAGCCTTGAATAAACACAATACTGGGATATTCTTTGTCCTCTAGTTTGCTAGAAAGTTCTACATTGCCCAGTGGTTCCGAGACACCACAACAGAGGCTGAGAAGTCCATGCGGAACCAGAACCCAAAGGATGAGGACTCATCAGACGGACCACAACATGCCAAGGAGATGGAAACCACCGGTGAAATTATGCAACGTGCTGAGAAGCGCAAGAAGTTTTTGCGCAACATCATCAAGGCCACGCCAGCTCATTTTGCCACACTGAAGTAAGGATTATATACTATGTCATATTACGCTATTTgacactttaaatgtatttttctcatttgtatTGTCACTGCCTCCTGTCAGTTACAGTCCGTCTGTTAGATGTATAATCCTCTGACGTTCGCCCTCTTTGCCCCCCCTCCAGAATGAACTCTGACACTGTGGACTATGAGGACTCCTGTCTGATCGTGCGTTATTTGGCCTCCATGAGGCCGTTCGCCCAGAGCTTcgatatttatttaacacaggTAAGATTTGAAATATTCTTAGTGAACTCTTATGTGAACTCTCGAAGAAAAAAGTAAGAACGTTCATCAGCTGGTGCAtttattcttcattttctttttttacagattcTGCGAGTCCTTGGGGAAAGTGCCATCGCTGTAAGGACTAAAGCCATGAAATGTCTGTCTGAGGTTGTGGCTGTGGACCCCAGCATACTTGCAAGGGTATGTTAGGATCTTTGTTTGCCAAGATGTTGTGGCTTCTTGTTACATTATTGCTATGTCAAacgtttgtttttctgtactCTTTTCTGTCCTATGCTATCATATATAAGCAAGTGCTGTATTCTGAAACAGTCTTCTCCCCTTCTGCAGTCCGACATGCAGCGTGGTGTCCACGGCCGTTTGATGGACAACTCCACCAGTGTGAGAGAGGCAGCTGTGGAGCTGCTGGGCAAATTTGTGCTCAGCAGACCCCAACTCACTGAGCAGTACTATGACATGCTCATAGAGAGGATACTGGTAAGTTGCAGAATCTGACTCATTGTAGACTGGTTGTAGACCAGTGAACTGTACACATAGTAGACGGCTTACGTTTTTGAAGTGCAGCGGTCTGGTGGTAATCAAAATGTAgaagtatatttattttggttcaGTGCTCTTTTTGTTTCGGCTCCCCTGAATGATTGTGTGGAGGCAATTGGCACATTTTTAGGTCATTGCTATTGTATGCATTAGGACATACCCAACTGTGTACCATGATGGCAATTACATGACATTATTTGCACTCCACTAATGTGACCTTAACCATCTGTGCACCGGCCCAACTTAACTGGCGTCTCCGTTGTTGATTTATCAAAACATAATTCACGCTGCAAGCTTTTCTTTTCTGGTCACTCAGTTTACATGGAAAAGCACTGCAGGGATTGAGTTTGAAGGAAGTGTTCTTATTGGTGTTTCAGGTTTGCTGTTTCTTGATGGAATTAATGAAATAAGCAGCCCGTTTATAAGCAGGATGCAGTCTAGTATTAACAAAGAACATTGTGAAGTTTGTGGCAATATAAGCCATCATTTTGAAACACCATCTAACACACAAGCTTTGCACTGAGTCTTTCTACTCAGCTCCTGACAAGTGAACATACTGAAATTGTTGTGCCTGTTGTCATGGAAATGAACAAGAGGGTTCATGAGAAGTTCACTCTTCATTACAGTCTTCAGCTGCCACCTATTGGTAGAAAAATGCCATTGCACCCCATTCACACgtttttttgtttacaataCACAGGACACTGGTATCAGTGTAAGAAAACGAGTGATCAAGATCCTCAGAGACATCTGCCTGGAGCAGCCGACCTTCAGCAAGATAACTGAGATGTGTGTGAGGATGATCCGCAGGGTCAATGATGAGGAAGGAATCAAGGTATGGATCCACGGCACCTTTTGTCTTTTCAAGGTGTATCATTACTCACCAATTTATTTATCTCTCATCTGCTTAGATGCAATGCTCtgtgttcaaatatattatcaCAAAACCTTTGAAAGATACCTTCTAAGGTTTAAATTTAAACTGAAGATGTGAACTTGTTTGCTTTATAGAAATTGGTGAATGAAACATTCCAGAAGTTGTGGTTTACTCCGACTCCAGCCCATGACAAAGAAACTATGACCAGAAAGATCCTCAACATCACTGATGTGGTAAGTTTGACTGACTTACCAGTTAGTTGAAAACCAACAACACTGGTGAAGTTTGGACAGGGATTTTGTGATTGTCATGAGTCTGACTTGTTCTTTAGGTTGCAGCCTGTCGAGACACTGGCTATGACTGGTTTGAGCAGCTTCTTCAGAATGTAAGTATTTGATTTTGTGTCGTGGCTTCATCTCGTGATGATTGTAtggatgttttttaatgaacattgtCTCTTTTGCTCTAGCTTCTCAAGTCTGAAGAGGATGCATCGTATAAGCCAGCCAAAAAGGCCTGTGTACAGCTTGTTGACAATCTAGTAGAGCACATCCTAAAATATGAGGAGACTCTTTCAGGTAAGCAAGTTTATCCTTTTTTCATAAATGAAtctttccaaaaacaaaaacagcagttgATTTTCTTTCAGACCCCTATCTATACTTACAGTTAAGTCAATCATTGCCCTACAGGAGGTTTGATTTGAGtgaacatttgaattaatttatTCAATTTTGACTCTGCAGAGACCAAAAGTGTAACACGGCTAGTGGCGTGCATCACCACCTTGTACTTATTCAGCAAGATCAGGGCGCAGCTCATGGTCAAACATGCCATGACCATGCAACCCTACCTGACCACAAAGTGTAACGTAAGTTGTGTATATTAAATCTATTTTGTTGTtgataaatatacaaagaactaCTCTCAATCTTCTTGCATTACATGTTCTTTTACAACAGAATAAAGATCTTGCACAAAGAGTTCACTGCCTAATCCAGAGATTGATTTCAGCAATAAAGATCTGGCAATAGAACAGATCCACAACCAAATCTATATTGGATCGGATCTATCAGAGCTTTCCCCATTGATAACTCTTTAATTTTTTCCCCTGCAGACTGCCAATGACTTCATGGTCATCTGTAACGTGGCGAAGATCTTGGAGCTTGTGGTTCCTCTGATGGAGCACCCAAGTGAGACTTTCCTTGCCACCATCGAAGAAGACCTCATGAAGCTCATCATCAAATACGGCATGACGGTGCGTGGTTGTGGCTTTTTATCCATCATAGCGGGGGCACCATTGTGGACCCATGTTTCCTTTGTAACATTTTAAGTGTACATGGTGTTGTTTTAGAGATGAATTGATGGTCCTCCTTCCTGTTTTGCAGGTGGTCCAACACTGTGTGAGCTGTCTCGGAGCTGTTGTCAACAAAGTCACGCACAACTATAAGTTTGTCTGGGCTTGCTTCAACAGATTCTATGGTGAGACATAGTTAGAAATGTTGACCTTCCATGTTGTGTTTGCCTGCAGTTTAAAACATTACCCATACCAACGAAGTTTAACTTGTGATTatacttttaaaacaacatattattttatagttttatcTATTCTccagagaaaaataacacaaactgcaaaaaacaaacaaaacaaaattagGACACAccccaaaatgttttgtttacaggTGCACTTAACAAGCTGAAGGTGCAGCATCACGAGGATCCCAACAGCACGACGCTGGTCGCAAACAAGCCCTTCCTGCTGCGATCACTCTTCACTGTGGGTGCCCTGGCCCGGCACTTTGACTTTGATCTGGAGGAATTCAAAGGCACCAACAAAGTACGATGATTTATAatgttacacattttaaattaaaactgtgaAAGCTATGGATTATGGCTGTAAGTCTATTTATTGCTAATTTGCTTTTGGACACGGACAGAGAAAGTGTTGTAGGGAATGCTTGGATGTGAAACCAAAGCCGTTGCTCTACCACCTTTATTGCTGCTTCAACAAATGATTGAATCTATGCTTAAGACTCTTATTactatgtctgtgtgttgtgaaCAGGTTATTATCAAGGAGAAAGTTCTCGAGCTCCTGATATACTTCACCAAACATGAGGACGAGGAGGTCAAGACCAAAGCCATCATCGGCTTAGGCAAGAACACTTTTTACATATAATAAAGTTTGGCAAATGTAAAGGTCACACTATTTATTGCCTCATGCGGTAGAAAGACTGACCTAATATGATGTGTGCTGCTGAGTCTCAGTGTTAGTGCCAACGTGTACAGGACTGAAATCGCAAGACCTGCTAAGTGTTAGAAGCCGATTTTCTTGTTGCAGCAGATGGAGGTACATTGTTTTCTTGTTCTAACATGTCTTTGATGTTTGTTATTCCTTTTCTCTCAGGCTTCCTTGTGATCATGCATCCCAGCCAGATGTTTATGCCTGAGGTGAAGAATTTGTACAACGGCATCCTTGCTGACAGTGCCTCCTCCATCAACCTCAAAATCCAGATCCTTAAAAACCTCCAGACATATCTTCAGGAGGAGGACACGCGGATGCAGGAAGCAGACAGAGAATGTAAGtgattctgtgtttttcacTTTACTTTAAGGTTTTTTGATTTAACACTCCAGTGTTACATTCTCTTACAGCATATCAGCAAGGTTCAGGttcattttatcatattttgGGTCCTTGCAGGGAAGAAACTGTCCAAACAGGAGGATCTGAAGGAGATGGGAGACATCTCATCAGGGATGAGCAGCTCCATCATGCAGCTTTATCTGAAACAGGTGTTGGAGGCATTCTTCCACACCCAGTCCAGTGTACGGCACTTTGCTCTCAACGTCATTGCTCTCACACTCAACCAGGGTCTCATCCATCCTGTCCAGGTAAGACATGAAAGCCAGAAGCTGTCATACCACCCTACCTTTTtgtaaatgataaataattaagttaaattgtaatcattattttttgCGAAAAAACAATAACCAGTAATATGATCATAAGCATGTGTTCATAACCTCTTTTTTTGCCCTGTCTGCAGTGTGTACCCTACCTCATTGCAATGGGAACAGACCCAGAGGGCAGCATGAGGATCAAATCTGACCAGCAGCTGGTGGAGATTGACAAGAAGTACACAGGATTTATCCATGTGAGTCGTTGTGTTGTAGAGTTGGAAAATAATACGGCCAGATTCTAAATATAGTAAATAGTTAATTTTGTTTGCATTGTAGAGGGAACTTCTGTAGTTATGGAGAATTCTGAAATATATTTGCCAATTGTCTGCATAACTAACTCTGTAACACTTTTCTTTCTATGTATTCTTTCACAGATGAAGGCAGTTGCTGGGATGAAAATGTCTTACAACTTGCAGCAGGCCATCCAATCGTCTCGCAGGGCCATCATAAGAGGATACAGACAGGATGAGACGCACTCGGCTCTCTGCTCCCACCTCTTCACTATGATCCGGGGGAACCGGCAGCACCGGAGGGCTTTCCTCATCTCACTGCTGAACCTCTTCGATGACAGTTCTGTGAGTAAACCTGGGCTCATCTCTCTCCTAATTATCGACATGCTAAGAGAACATTTTCGTTCAACGAAAGggataaaatgttttaatacaacTCTTGAAGATACAGATAACACTActgattttaaagaaaaaccttAGAAGACAAAAATCACACTGGAGTTGCTAAATGTTAAATCCTACTATTTTACTGTCTTGCAAATGTAATAAGCAcaagtttattttaacatgtatgAATGGTTAAATTCTAGTAGGTGATTACTTCAAAGAGAGTTTTTACCAGGCACCTATCAAGCAATGcttttctcctcctgtctttctttctgcagAGGTCGGAAGTAAACATGCTGCTGTTTGTAGCAGACAACCTCGCCTGTTTCCCATACCAGAGCCAAGAGGAACCCCTCTTCATTATGCACCACATAGACATCACCCTGTCTGTGTCTGGAAGCAACTTGTTGCAAACCTTCAAAGAGGTAGGGCAGCCTTTTTTGAAAgtagtttatacttagttagTTCAtagatgaaataaaacattttaatgaattatttatttatattgatttCTCTTCATTTTCCCTGTCCAGCTTCTGCTAAAGGAGCCACggaaaaaggagaagaagataAAAGAGCTGAAGCAAATGTCAGATGGGGAGGATGATGAGGAAAAGATGAATTGTGATTCTCCCAGGAGCAATGAGGAAGGAAACAGTGAAAATGAAGATGTGGTACGGCGGCCTAAAAAGGCCAGAAAACCTGTGGCAGACTCGGAGAGCTCAGAATCCGATCTGGAGGATCTGGATTTGGAGGATGTGGAAAAAGTAATGAGGCTCCTCCCAGACAATCCTTCAGGTCTCTTGGACTTTGCTAATGCTGTTCAGGGCATCTTGTTGCTTCTGGTGCTCAAACAGCATCTGAAGAACCAATATGGATTCTCTGATGGGTAAGATCTTTGtaatctttatttctttacagactttttataaatgaatacttttgtatttgttgattaGTTTGATCAATTAAAACCTTTAGTCACATTGGAAACTCAACGTTTGTGTATCTCTTAACAGCAAAATTCAGAAGTACTCTCCAACGGAGTCAGCCAAGGTGTACGATAAGGCGGTGAACAGAAAAAGCACTGTTCTCTTCCACCCGCGACAAACCATCGACTTCATCTCCAACAACATGTCTCGTGCCGCACTGACAAACGATGTCAAGAGGCGAATTGTCAGACAGTACCTAGATGTAAGCATTGAAGCTATTTCAGACCTTTTCTTTTGCCAATGTTTTATGTACGTCATCGTGCCAGTTAACCTGCTTTGGGTCTTCTCACTAGTTTCCgagatataaatacaattatctAAGAAATGTTCAGTGCTGGCCCAACTGATTCAAGTTTCCCTTTAAATCCAAATAGTTTGCTGTGGTGTGTGAAACCTGCATCTAAAAGATAGTTTCTCTGTTCTCTCCAACAGTTCAAGGTTCTGATGGAACATCTGGACCCAgacgaggaggatgaggagggagaaGCGTCTGCCAGTGCTAACATCAGAAACAAAGCCATAAACGCCCTTCTGGGAGGCACCGGCCCCATGTCGGGACCCAGTCCTCGCAACCAGGCTGGACCAGAGACGGATGACGACTACAGTGATGGCGACGAAAGGACCCCAGGGGTGAGAAAAACGCATACACACACTAtctataaaatacaatttaaaatatggGGGGAAATAGtgcaaccttttttttcccGTTTGTCATCTCTGCAGTCCTCTCGAAGGTCACGGCGAGCAGTTGACTCCATGAACGAGATAGTGGAGTCCATGGATGTGATTGCTCTTTGCTGTCCGAAATACAAGGACCGGCCGCAAATAGCTCGAGTCATCCAGAAGACCTCCAATGGATACAGCATCCACTGGATGGCCGGCTCCTACTCGGGGCCCTGGGCAGAGGCCAAGAAACGCGATGGCCGCAAACAGGTGCCTTGGGTGGACACTATTAAGGAGTCGGACATCATTTACAAGAAGATTGCCTTGACCAGCAACCACAAACTGAGCAACAAAGTAGTACAGACTTTACGCTCACTGTATGCAGCGCGGGAAGGAGGGGCTAGCTAATGGCTCCcgtgtgatgtttttttttcttttggtccCCCTTACCCATTTCTACTTTATCAAAAATACTCCTcttccctgctcctcctcctcctcctcaacctGCCACCTCCAACAACACAGCCAAACTTCACTGGATTCCTaccctgctcctcttcttcctcatttttgtaagaaaaacacaagagggCAAGAATATTTGACACTACATACTTTTACATGAGTTATTCttgcaaaaatgaaaatgacacaaaaaagacTTGTTATATTAGAGGGACTGCTCACgttttgtttgtgtacaagTGCAGAGGATAGAATCCAGAAGGCATTAAAGGAATAATTCACCCAAATTATCCCTTAAAAAGGCTATCAGAAAAGAGACCTGGAGGGAAATGTTATGTCAACATTGTTGTGGGAGCTCCTTCGCTGTTGTGCAGCAGATTCTAGTCGCTCATTTCTACTCCCACTGTATCATAgtttaacacaacaaaaaactaaaatgtttatatCTCTGAAGAcaaaaaagctgtaaaaaaagaataaaacctTAAGTGAATGTTGGAAATTAGTCTTTTTGATGTTcttattaaagtgtttttggagTTTATTATACTACTAGCACCCTGATGGTTTTTTCCTTTTAGCTTTTAGATATttgaaggaaaagaagaaaaaagacaaaaaaaataagattttttatttttgttcactaTTATTTGTCCATGCTGTACAATGGCAGAGTCCTCTGGACATAATTTATTCTATTTCGAACTACGCATGCAGTATATGTGGCCTATTGCAGGAggatattttgtaaatgtagatTTTGTTGTATTAGGTCACCCTAGTAATAAGAGGAAAGGGGATTCTTACCCTTTTGGTGGAACAATACTGCAATAAATTTTCTACTTCTCTTTGTCACTTGTCTGCTCAAGGTGTTAATCTGATCtgttcattttataaatgaagAAAAGTGTAGGAGGATactgcaaaaacacagatagGACCAGATAATCCTTTTCTGAATTTTCTGtacatggatttaaaaaaaggcaaatgccccttttttttttttattgtgtccATCAGGGAATCGTGCTACACCGCTATGGAAAACAGTCTCATAACATAATTTACTGCCTATGGTACTGTCATTTTATTGGATAATTGTGTACAAGCTGCATTTAAATATGTCATATCAAACCTGTCAGACACTTATTTGTATTAAGTGATGGAATGTGACTTTGTTTTCTACTTcagtatacatatttttattttatgctacttcatacttctcCCCAACATTTTGGAGTcaattttgtttacatttttacgTAATTAGATTTATATGACACCTTAAGTTGATTTGCAAATTGACAttatcaatacaaaatataggCCATTGTACAAAATGAGTAGTTTACTTTTTGTATCTAGTTTTGATGGTCAC of the Eleginops maclovinus isolate JMC-PN-2008 ecotype Puerto Natales chromosome 12, JC_Emac_rtc_rv5, whole genome shotgun sequence genome contains:
- the nipbla gene encoding nipped-B-like protein A isoform X3, translating into MNGDMPHVPITTLAGIASLTDLLNQLPLPSPLPATTTKSLLYNGRIAEEVTCLLGCRDENLASQLAHGLNQVSTEHIELKDNLGSDEPEGDAPLLLQTMLARNPGIFREKNVMQQPMVPPYKITQNSLHSPAQSANFQPAAMSPNQPSRFVAPQTGSSSRYMGQNSPVPSPYTPQSPAPGYIQQFPHQQPPSYNQHQQIQQVSVSSPMVPGGIRNIHEGKVAGQMANAANHHSDRHGTEDYMNIVHRLGNEEGDSAMRNPSFSLRSPQSGCSPAGSEGTPKRSRPPLILQSPPPYASPREGGPDQKQLLQQRKKGPAVKEEKDMYDIVSSPNKDSTKLTLKLSRVKSNESDSAGDVLPGMDENSDNMETELGFQQVPVLQQNLGARLHHPGGASGLQPPSSPYDEAELDALAEIERIEREAASEKCSKEVQDKDKPLKKRKQDSFPLEPGAGGPGGPTGAPGSGSTGGGNAGKLTPQEATAAGNGASRPPLMIKRDMDGSGSNESPMWVQPKVKLERLGLVQDFEKRPKPVVVLKKLSVDQIQRFIRHSKSGKNRNSSGKPVKGGMDPAVLKELPPELLAEIESTMPLCERVKVNKRKRSTVNDKPKYAEVSSDEDFDANGESARKRQRRDKDRTWDTEERERRGSGEHRKSGSRDSRRGSGSRYRDSSDEHSPPPSISEVARKMKIKEKQKKRKAYEPKLTQEELMDSSTFKRFLASIDNILENLEDVDFTAMAAADDDEIPQEFLLGKHQLNELGSESAKIKAMGISGRIPTEKLVKLLNILEKNIQDGSKLSTMMCHDNDAEDEEKLWRDLIMERVTKSADACLTALNIMTSSHMPKAVYIEDVIERVLQYTKFHLQNTLYPQYDPVYRVDPHGGGLLSSKAKRAKCSTHKQRVIVMLYNKVCDIVSNISELLEIQLLTDTTILQVSSMGITPFFVENVSELQLCAIKLVTAVFSRYEKHRQLILEEIFTSLARLPTSKRSLRNFRLNSSDQDGEPLYIQMVTALVLQLIQCVVHLPNDKDFYDEYDGKVDQDVLITNSYETAMRTAQNFLSVFLKKCGSKQGEEDYRPLFENFVQDLLSTVNKPEWPAAELLLSLLGRLLVHQFSNKQTEMALRVASLDYLGTVAARLRKDAVTSKMDQRSIDRILKESQGNDETQQLQKALLDYMEENAETDASLVFARKFYIAQWFRDTTTEAEKSMRNQNPKDEDSSDGPQHAKEMETTGEIMQRAEKRKKFLRNIIKATPAHFATLKMNSDTVDYEDSCLIVRYLASMRPFAQSFDIYLTQILRVLGESAIAVRTKAMKCLSEVVAVDPSILARSDMQRGVHGRLMDNSTSVREAAVELLGKFVLSRPQLTEQYYDMLIERILDTGISVRKRVIKILRDICLEQPTFSKITEMCVRMIRRVNDEEGIKKLVNETFQKLWFTPTPAHDKETMTRKILNITDVVAACRDTGYDWFEQLLQNLLKSEEDASYKPAKKACVQLVDNLVEHILKYEETLSETKSVTRLVACITTLYLFSKIRAQLMVKHAMTMQPYLTTKCNTANDFMVICNVAKILELVVPLMEHPSETFLATIEEDLMKLIIKYGMTVVQHCVSCLGAVVNKVTHNYKFVWACFNRFYGALNKLKVQHHEDPNSTTLVANKPFLLRSLFTVGALARHFDFDLEEFKGTNKVIIKEKVLELLIYFTKHEDEEVKTKAIIGLGFLVIMHPSQMFMPEVKNLYNGILADSASSINLKIQILKNLQTYLQEEDTRMQEADREWKKLSKQEDLKEMGDISSGMSSSIMQLYLKQVLEAFFHTQSSVRHFALNVIALTLNQGLIHPVQCVPYLIAMGTDPEGSMRIKSDQQLVEIDKKYTGFIHMKAVAGMKMSYNLQQAIQSSRRAIIRGYRQDETHSALCSHLFTMIRGNRQHRRAFLISLLNLFDDSSRSEVNMLLFVADNLACFPYQSQEEPLFIMHHIDITLSVSGSNLLQTFKELLLKEPRKKEKKIKELKQMSDGEDDEEKMNCDSPRSNEEGNSENEDVVRRPKKARKPVADSESSESDLEDLDLEDVEKVMRLLPDNPSGLLDFANAVQGILLLLVLKQHLKNQYGFSDGKIQKYSPTESAKVYDKAVNRKSTVLFHPRQTIDFISNNMSRAALTNDVKRRIVRQYLDFKVLMEHLDPDEEDEEGEASASANIRNKAINALLGGTGPMSGPSPRNQAGPETDDDYSDGDERTPGSSRRSRRAVDSMNEIVESMDVIALCCPKYKDRPQIARVIQKTSNGYSIHWMAGSYSGPWAEAKKRDGRKQVPWVDTIKESDIIYKKIALTSNHKLSNKVVQTLRSLYAAREGGAS